Part of the Eikenella corrodens genome is shown below.
CCAAGCTGTATTTGATTACGGAATCCATCGGGCGCTGGTCGATGATCGATATTTTCGTCATCATCATGCTGATGTCCACTTTCCGCACGCATCTGGCGCGGGTGGTGCCCGGGCCGGCGGCGCTGTATTTCTGCCTGGTGGTGCTGCTCACCATGCTGTCGGCACATTTTTTCGACCCGCGCCTGCTGTGGGACAAGGCTACCCAGCGCAACAAGAAGGCTACCTGAAACCATTAAGGCTGCCCGAACCGTTTTCAGGTAGCCCCAACGCAGCATAGGCTACCTGAAACCTTTTTCATAAACGCAAAATCACACAATGAATAAACATTCTTCCGCACGCGAACCACAGGCAAAAATCCGCCGCAACCGCAGTTTTTCCTTTATGGTTTGGCTGATTCCGCTCATTGCCCTCTTTACCGGCGGCTGGCTGCTGTTCGACCACATCCGCAACACCGGCCCGGAAATCACGCTGTATATGGCCAATGCCGAGGGCATCGAAGTGAACAACACCGTGATCAAGGTGCTCGATGTGGAAGTGGGCCGCGTTACCGCCATCCACCTGCGCCCCGGCCAGGAAGGCGTGGCGCTCACCGCCCAGCTTTCCGGCGAAGCGAAAGACATGATCCGCAAAGACAGCCAGTTTTGGATGGTGAAGCCGCGCGTGGATCAAAGCGGCATCACCGGCTTGAGCACGCTCGTGTCCGGCTCGTATATCGCCCTGATACCCGGGAAAAGCCCGGAAGAGGCTCGCGAATTCACCGTGGCCGACGTGCCGCCCGTGTCTGCCTTCGCCCAAGGCGGCCTGCGCCTGCGCTTAAAAAGCGGCAGCGGCAAAATCCTCAGCAGCGGCAGCCCGGTGATGTACCGCGACATCGTGGTGGGCACGGTGGAGGGCGCGAAATTCGACCCCGTATCCAAAACCACCGACTACCAAATCTTCATCGGCAGCCCCAACGACAAACTCATCGGCAGCAACGTGCGCTTCTGGCTGCAAAGCGGCCTCAAAATCGAGCTTGGCGGCAGCGGTCTCAAAGTGGACACCCCTTCCCTACCCGCCCTGATTTCCGGCGCCATCGCCTTCGACGACCCGCCCGGCGGCGACAAAGGCGGCCAGGTGGCCAACAACGCCCTCTTCCCCCTCTACGACAGCCGTGCCGACGTAGACAACCAGGCCGACGCGCGCTCGCTGTATTATGTGGTTTTCTTCAAACAAAGCGTGCGCGGCCTGGCCGTCGGCGCACCCGTGGAATACAAAGGCATCCCCATCGGCACGGTAACCGACGTGCCCTATTTCAGCCGCAACGACAGCCTCAACCTGTTCGACAACGGCTGGGTTCCCGTGCGCATCCGCATCGACCCCTCCCGCCTCGAAATCAACGCCGACAGCCAAAGCAAAGAAGCCTGGGCCGACCAAATCAACCGCGCCCTCAACAAAGGCCTCAGCGCTACCCTCTCCAGCAACAACCTGCTCACCGGCTCCCTGTTTGTCGAGCTTTCCGAAGCCCCCGGCCAAAGCGTGCTCAAACCCGCCGCCAGCTATCAGGGCAATACTGTGATCGCCAGCCGCAACGGCGGCAGCCTGGGCGATTTGCAACAGCAAGTATCCACCCTGCTCGACAAATTCAACCGCCTGCCGCTGGATAAAACCGTGCGCGAACTCAACGGCAGCCTGACCGAGCTGAAAGGCACGCTCGCCCAAGCCAACCGCCTGCTCGGCCAGCCGCAAACCCAGCAGCTGCCCGGCGAGCTCAACCGCACTCTGGCCGAACTGCGCACCACCCTGCAGGGTGTATCCCCGCAATCGCCCGTGTATGGCGACGTGCAGAAAACCCTGCGCAGCATCGACCGCACCCTGCAGCAGGCCGCACCCGTGCTCAACACCCTCAAAGAGCAGCCCAACGCCCTGATTTTCAACTCTTCCGCCACCGACCCCACCCCGAAAGGAAGCCGCTGATGTCCCTGTTTGCCAAACTGTCCGCCGCCGCCACAGCCCTGCTGCTGGCCGCCTGCGCCTCTACCCCCGCCACCCAGTATTTCAGCCTGCCCGACAGCGCCTTTGTGCCGCCCGCCGGCCAAAGCAGCGGCCAAACCACCGTGCAAATCATCCTGGCCGAACCGCTCGGCCAAGGCGGCCTCGTTTACCAAACCGACGCCCACCGCCTCAACTTCGCCCGCCACCACCTGTGGTCCGCCCCGCTGGATCAAAGCCTTGCCGCCGCCTTCAGCAACCGGCTCAACCGCCACGGCAGCGCCCGCTTCGTGCCCTACGGCCGCGGCAACGATCTGCCCGTGCTCAAGATTTACATCGAGCAATTCCAAGGCAGCTTCCAAGGCCACACCCTCGTGAGCGGCTATGCCCAATGGCCAAACGGCCGCACCACCCCGTTCAACATCCAAACCCCGCAGCAAGGCGACGGCTACCCCGCCATGGTGGAATCCCTGTCCCAAGGCCTCAACCGCGCCGCCGACACCGTGGGCGGCCAATAAATACCCGCTGCAGGCATCAAAAAAGGCTACCTGAAAAATTTCAGGTAGCCTTTTTGTCTGTAGGGTAGCGGTATAGATGGCTGACAGCCTATCGCTATCATGGATTATAGTGAATTATAGTGAATTAAATTTAAACCAGTACAGCGTTGGCTCGCCTTGCCGTAACGTGTGTACTGTCTGCAGCTCGCCCGCCTTGTCCTGATTTTTGTTAATCCACTATAAAAATGAGACAAGGCAGCAACGCCCGCCGTGTACGGGTAGTACATAAGGGCGTTGGCAACGCCGTATCATTGCAATTTTAATCCACTATACCGCCTGCCAGAAGCGAATAGTTGTTTCAGCCGCACATTTGTGTTTTCAGGTAGCCTGTCCTCATTTCTTGGCAAAGCCGCGCGCCTGCAGGAAAGGCAGGATATGCGGGCGCAGGGGTTGGGCCAGGGTGCGGGCGATTTGGCCGCGCCAGTCCAAATCCAGCCCGCTGCGCGCCTGATAGTAGGCCGCCAGTTCGCGGTTGTAGGCATCGAGGGTGTTGCTGCCGCATTCGCGGTAGCGGTTTTCGCTCACGATGGCCTCAAGCGGCAGGCGCGGGCGGTAGAGCGGATTTTGCGCGGGGTGGCCGAGGCAGAGGCCGAACAGCGGCACGGCGGTATCGGGCAGGCCGAGGGCTTCGGCGGCAGCGGCGATATCGTTGCGCAGGGAGCCGATGTACACGCCGCCCAAGCCGAGCGATTCGGCAGCCAGCAAAACGTTTTGCGCGGTGATACCGGCATCCACGGCGCCCAGCAGCAGGGCTTCGGTATAGTCGGTTTGGACATCGGGCACGAGGCGGCGGTGTTTGGTGTAGTCGATGCAGAACACGAGGAATTCCGGCGCGAGGCGGACGTATTCCTGTTGGGCGGCAATCTGATACAGCCGCTCGCGCACGGCGGGGTCGGTAACGCGGATGATATGGATGCACTGCATGAAGCTGGACGAAGAGGCAGCGCGGCCGGCCTCGAGCACGGCGGCGAGCTGCTCCGGCGCAACGGGCTCGGCAGTGAATTTGCGGATGGAGCGGTGGGCCAGCGCGGTGGCCAGCACGGGTTGGGAGTTGGGTTGGGCGGGCATGGGAATCCTGTATTAACGGTGGTAAGGCTACCTGAAAATTGAAATCGTGGGATGATCAGGCTGCTTAGCGGCTGTTGGGTATGAACGTTTGTGGCAAAAGTTTTCAGGTAGCCTGTTGAGCATAAGGCTACCTGAAAACCATCGTGCCGGATACAAAGCGCAAGCGGCCAACTGAAGCTGTGTTTACTCGGCAGCTTTCTTATTGCCGTCCACCACCACGGTAAGCTTGCCGGTGGTGGGATGGATTACCAAGCCGTGTACGGCAATGTGCTCGGGCATCAGCGGGTGTTGTTTGATGAGGCTCACCGTGTGGCGCACGCTCTCGTCGGCATTATCGAAGCCGGTGAGCCAGCCGTCCAAGTCGATGCCGGCATGGCGCAGGGTGTTGATATTGGCTTCGGAAATACCGGCGGCGCGGGCTTTGTTGAGCAGGCGGTCGGGGGAGAAGCCGCACATGCCGCAATCGTGGTGTGCCACTACCATGATTTCTTCCACATGCAAATCGAATACGCCCACTAGAAGGCTGCGCATGACCGAACCCCACGGGTGCAGCACCACCGCGCCGGCATTGCGGATCACTTTGGCATCGCCGTTTTTCAAACCCAAGGCGGCATATAGCAACTCAAGAATGCGCGTATCCATGCAAGACAGGATGGCCAGTTTCTTTTCAGGATATTTATCGCTGAAAAATTCCACGTATTTGCCGCTTTCAACGAAGCGCTTGTTGTGTTCGACTATTTCATTGAGTAGGTTCATGAACGTTTCCTTCATGGTTGGGGATTGGGGCGCAAACGAATGCGGAAATAAACCATGCCCATTATATACCAGCGGGGCAAATCATTTCTGCACGGCCGAAACACTTCGCACCGGCCCAGCCTGCCGCATTCGATCCGCCCGCCGCATTCCAGAGAATTAACAAAAACCGGTACAGCATTGGCTCGCCTTGCCGCAACGTGTGTACTGTCTGCGGCTCGCCGCCTTGTCCTGATTTTTGTTAATCCACTATCAAATGCCGGTTTCCAATTTTTCAGGCAGCCTCTAGCGCAAATACGCCCCGCTCTGCGCATCCACAATCCGGCTCGGCCGCTTCGAGCCGCCGCAGCGGCCGTTGACCACATACGCATCCCGCCCGAAACAGCGCCGTACTTCGCGCTGATGCCGCAAAGCCCGCCGCCCGCTGCGGTTGCACGAAGTGGACACCAGCGGCGTGCCCAGCAGCGCGCACAAGCGCCGCGCCCCGTCATGCGCCGGCACGCGCACCGCCAGCTTTTCCCGCCCGCACCCGCGCAACAGCGACGGCACGCTATCGGCTGCCGCAAATAAAAACGTAACCGCCGCCGGCCAAGTGCTTTGCGCCAGCCTGCGTTGGTTTTCAGGTAGCCTTTGCAGCAAGGGCTCAAGCTGTTTCAAATGACTGCCGATAACAATCAAACCTTTATGCTGCGGCCGCTTTTTCAGCCGCATCAGCCGATGCAAGGCACGGCGGTGCGTGGGCAGACAGCCCAAGCCGTAGCTGGATTCCGTGGGATAGGCTACCAAGCCGCCGCGGCGCAGGTGCGCGCGCAGCCCTCGGGCGGCAGCGGCGGAAAGGATTCGTGGGCACATGGTGTTTGCAGACTGTTTGCGTGGAAGGGAAGGGCTGTATTGTAATCCGAAACCGACAGGCTGTTTATAGTGGATTAAATTTAAATCAGGACAAGGCGGCGAGCCGCAGACAGTACAAATAGTACGGCAAGGCGAGCCAACGCTGTACTGGTTTAAATTTAATTCACTATACCGTTGCCATGCCGTTCAGGCCTGCCGCAACCCGCCTTCCTGCGGAGGCCTGGTTTGAATTTGTTGGGAGTTTGCCGCTGCGTTTTCAGGCGGCCTTTTTGCCGGTATCCGCATTCCAGTCGGGATGCCACCTTGCATACAGGCAAACCCGCACGGAAGAAACCCGGCCTTCGGCGATAAGTGGCCGCCGCACGGGGCTTGCAGTATAATTTGCTTCCTTATCCATCCGAGCAAACGGCTTGCCGCCCGCAGCATGTCCGGCCGTTTTCCGCAAGCCGTCCCCTTCCGTTTTCGCCAACCGGTTTATCCAGATGACGACTCCCACCCCCATCTCCCCGCCCTCCGTTTCCGACGATTACGCACAGCAGCAGGAAATCACGCGCCTGTGCATCCATGCCGCGCTGTTGCTGCTGCAATACGGCGCGGAAAGCACGCTGATCGACCAAATCGCCGTGCGGCTGGGCCGTGCGCTGGGCATGGACAGCGTGGAATGCGCGCTCACGCCGAATGCGATTGTGATCACCACGCGCCGCGGCAATCAGTGCATCACCACCACGCGCAAGAATTTCGACAAAGGCATCAATATGTCGGTGATCACGGCGGTGCAGCATATTGTGCTGGATGCGGAAGACGGGCTGTATAGTGTTCAGGAAGTGCGCGAGCGGCTGGATGCGGTGAAGGCGGAAAAATACAACCGATATTTTGTGGTGTTCATGGTGGGGCTCTCTTGCGCGAGCTTTGCCCACCTTTCGGGCGGCGACCCGCTGATTTGCTTCATCACGTTTATTGCTTCGGCCTGCGGCATGTGGGTGCGCCAGGCGCTGTCGGCACGGCACTACAATCCGGCGGTGGTGTTTGCGGTAACCGCGTTTGTGGCTTCGATGGTGTCGGGCACGGCGCTGAAGTTCGGCTGGGGCGCACACCCGGAAATCGCCACGGCGGCCAGCGTGTTGCTCTTGGTGCCCGGGGTGCCGCTGATTAACTCGCTGGCCGATATGCTCAAAGGCCATGTGAACATGGGCATGAGCCGCTGGGCAGTGGCCACGCTGCTCACCTTCAGCACCTGTTTGGGCATTGTGTTGGCCTTGAGCCTGTTGAATGTTTCCGCTTGGGATTAAGCCATGCTGCTGAATTTGCTGGACGATATGTTTTTCGCCGCCATCCCCGCCGTGGGTTTTGCGATTTTGTTTAATGTGCCGCGCAATGCGTTGAAATACTGCGCTTATCTGGGCGCGCTGGGGCACGGCTCGCGCACGCTCATGATGCAGTTCGGCCTGTCGCAGGGCCTGGCCACGCTGTGTGCGGCTTCGCTGGTGGGCTTTATCGGCGTGTATTTGTCGCAACGCTACCGGGCGCACCCGAAAGTATTTACCGTGGCCGCCATCATTCCGATGATTCCGGGCGTGTATGTTTATAAAGCGATGATTGCGCTTGTGCAAATGAACCATAAGGGCTTCTCCGAGCAGCTTTTGGGGCAGGCGGTGGATTATTTTGTGAAATCCGGCTTCGTTATCGGCGCACTGGCCTTCGGGCTGGCGCTGCCGGGGCTGCTGTTCTACCGCCAGCGGCCGGTGGTGTAGCAGCCATACCGTTTTGTGCGAGACTGAAGCCATAATTCTTCAGCAAGCCGCTGCAATCTGCTAAACTCACCACCTCATTATTCTTTCCACTCCAATATGCACACTGATTCCCCCGCCTCTCCAGAGCCCGAGCCTGCCTCGGTGGATAAGCGTGTGTGTACGGCATATTTAAAGGCTACCTGAAAGCTGCCCACGGCGTTTTCAGGTAGCCTTTGTTTGTTGTTATTACTTGCAATCAAGGATTCACATTCATGGATTTCTCTTGGCTGGCCGACCCGGTAACCTGGCTGGGCTTCGCTACGCTGATTATTCTCGAAGTCGTGCTCGGTATCGACAACCTGGTGTTCGTGGCCATTCTGGCCGGCAAAGTGCGCCCCGCCCAGCGCGACCGCGCCCGCATCACCGGCCTGACTTTGGCTGTGCTCATCCGGCTGCTCATGCTCGCCTTTATGAGCCGCATCATGCAGCTCACTACCCCGCTGTTTGCACTGGGGCGGCTGGAAGTGGCCGGTAAGGACATCATCATGTTCGTGGGCGGCTTATTCCTGCTGTATAAGGCCACCACCGAGCTGCACGAACGGCTGGAAGGTGCCAACCACTACGCCGTTTCCGACACCGATCATCGCAAACAACATGCGCCGTTTTGGGGCGTGGTGTTGCAGATTCTCGTGCTCGACGCCGTGTTTTCCATTGATGCCGTGGTAACCGCCGTGGCCGTGGTGCAACACATCCAAATCGCCATGGCCGCCGTGGTTGTGGCGATGGCGCTGATGATTTGGGCGAGCAAACCGCTCACTGAATTTGTCAACCGCCATCCCACCGTGGTGATGCTCTGCCTCGGCTTCCTCTTGATGATCGGCTTCAGCCTGATTGCCGAAGCCTTCCACGTAGTCATCCCCAAAGGCTACCTGTATGCCGCCATCGGCTTCTCCGTGCTGATTGAAGTGTTCAACCAAATCTCCCAGCGCAATACCGACAAAAACGCCTACGGCAGCCGCTCTTGGCGCCGCCGTACCGCCGAAAACGTGCTCGGCATGATGGGCATCCGCGAAACCATGCTGGCCAAAGCCGGCGAAGAAAACCACGATGCCGGCCACTTTGAAGAAAACGAAAAATCCATGATCCGCAGCGTGCTCACCCTAGCCGAGCGCCCCCTGCCCGGCATCATGGTGCCCCGCCGCGACATCGAACGGCTCGATATTTCCCAAAGCCGCGAGCAGCAATATGCCCAGCTGCAAAACTCCCCGTATTCCCGCCTCCTCGTGGTGGGCAAGGCTGGTGCCGACGAGCCTTTGGGCTACATCAACAAAAAAGACCTGCTCAACCAGCTTCTGGCCGGGCAAGAGCCCGATATCCAGGCCGCCCTGTGCCAGCCGCTCATCCTGCCCGACAGCACCAACACCCTTTCCGCCATCGAGCAGTTCCGCCAAAGCGGCGCCGACTACGCCCTCGTGGTGGACGAATTCGGCGCCGTGCAGGGCATGGTTACCACCAAAGACCTGCTCTCCGCCATTGCCGGCGAATTCCCCGAAGCCTACGAGCGCAAAGAGCCCAACGCCCAGCCCGGCGAACACAGCACCGACAGCAGCGACAGCCTGCTGGTGGACGGCAGCCACGAATACGCCGAGCTCGCCCCCCAACTCGGCCTGCCGCCGCCCGAAGAAGATGCCGACTACCACACCGTGGCCGGCCTGATGATCGAAGAGCTGAAAACCCTGCCCGAAGTGGGCGATATTCTCGACTACCACGGCTGGCGTTTCACCGTGGCCGCCAAAGCCGGCCAGCGCATCGAACAAATCCGCATCAGCCGCCTGCCGGAATAAGCGCAGGGTTTCAGGTAGCCTTTGCAGCAATAGACCTATTGCGAAAGTATCCTGAAGATTTATAATTCCCAAATGAAATACGAAAACCTCATCCAAAGAAGCGACAGGGAATTCAAACGGCTCACAGGTGTAACGCCCGTCCTTTTTCACGAAATGCTGCAAGTCACCACAGAAGCAGAAAGCCGGAAGGTCAAGTCGGGCAGGCCGCATACGCTCGGTTTGGCAGACCAACTGCTGCTTACCCTAAGCTATCTGCGCCATTACCATACCCAACTCGAATTGGCCGCCATCTATGGCCTTTCCGAAAGTAATGTCTGCCGCACCATCCGTAAAACCGAGGACGCCCTCATCCGTTGCAAACGCTTCTCCCTGCCAAAGCACAAGAATCCGGGCGACCAAACGGTCATCATTGACGTTACCGAAAGCCCGATTGAACGTCCCAAAAAAACAGCGGCAGTATTACAGCGGCAAGAAAAGGCGGCACACGGTTAAAATCCGGGTCATATACGGCAGGGAAACGGAAAAAATCATCAGCATCCGGACGGGGATGGGTGCCCGGCATGACATGCGTTTAGCCAAGAGGCACCTTGCAGAGCTTTATCCCTACAAAATAGTCATTGCGGATAAGGGTTATCAAGGATTGGCCAAAACCGGATTACAGACCCCGAAAAAGAAATCCAAACGTCATCCGCCGGACAAACAGGATAAAGAGGCGAACAGGCGGTTAGGCAAACTCAGAACCGTCATCGAGCACATCAACAGGAAACTGAAGATATTCAAAATATTGTCGCTGCCTTACCGCAACAGGCGGAAACGGTTCGGGTTAAGGGCAAATCTGATTGCAGGACTGGTTAATGCGATGGGATGAATATTTTCGCAAGAGGTCTAATACAAAAAGGCTACCTGAAAAATACGGCGGCCTATTTTGGCTTTGCGGCAACCTGTCTTCCTGCAAAGCCCTCGTTTGAATTTTGCTGAGGCTGTGCTTTCAGGTCGCCTCAAAGCGATGGGTTGGCGTGGATGTGCCAGCCTTTTGTTTTATCTGCCTTCCTTAATTTTCAGGTAGCCTTCGGTAACGTTCAGGCTACCTGAAACCTCTCTGCCCCAACTTGCCCGGCACTCCCGTTGTCCATTAAAATAACGTGCTTCCGGCAGGCAGCACTGCCCGCGCCGAAGCACGTTTTGCCCCGCTTTAAAAGCCGCGAAACGTGTTTTTTTATCCCCCGCATCCGGACACCAATCATGACCACTCCCGCCCTTCTCGTTCTCGCTGACGGCAGCGTATTTCACGGCACATCAATCGGTTACGAAGGTTCGACTTCCGGCGAAGTCGTGTTCAACACTTCCATGACCGGCTATCAGGAAATCCTGACCGACCCGTCCTACTGCAAACAAATCGTCACCCTCACCTACCCCCACATCGGCAACACCGGCACCAACGCCGAAGATGAAGAAAGCCGCAGCGTTTATGCCGCAGGCTTGATTATCCGCGACCTGCCTTTGCTGCACAGCAACTTCCGCGCCTCCGAAAGCCTGCACGACTATCTGGTGCGCAACAAAACCGTTGCCATCGCCGACATCGACACCCGCCGCCTGACCACGCTGCTGCGTGAAAAAGGCGCACAAGGCGGCGCGATTCTGACCGGCGCGGACGCCACGGTTGAAAAAGCGCAAGAACTCATCACCGCGTTCGGCAGCATGGTCGGCAAAGACTTGGCAAAAGAAGTTTCCTGCACAGAAGCCTACGAATGGACCGAAGGCGAATGGGCGCTGGGCAAAGGTTTCGTTACCCCTGCCGAACAACCGTTCCACGTCGTCGCCTACGATTTCGGCGTGAAAACCAACATCCTGCGTATGCTCGCCTCACGCGGCTGCCGCCTGACCGTCGTCCCCGCCCAAACCAGCGCGGAAGACGTGTTGGCACTCAACCCCGACGGCGTGTTCCTCTCCAACGGCCCCGGCGACCCCGAACCTTGCACCTACGCCATCGAAGCCGTGCAAAAACTGATGGCAAGCGGCAAACCCATCTTCGGCATCTGCTTGGGACACCAGCTCATCAGCCTCGCCATCGGTGCAAAAACCCTGAAAATGCACTTCAGCCACCACGGCGCGAACCACCCCGTACAAGACTTGGACAGCGGCAAAGTCGTCATCACCAGCCAAAACCACGGCTTCGCCGTCGATGCAGACACCCTGCCCGCCAACGCAAGGATTACCCACAAATCCTTGTTCGACAACACTTTGCAAGGCATCGAACTGACCGACAAACCCGTGTTCTGCTTCCAAGGTCACCCCGAAGCCAGCCCCGGCCCGCAGGATGTCGGCTATCTGTTTGACAAATTCATTGACAATATGAAAGCGGCGAATCGGGCTTAACTGATTCTTTCTGTTTCAAAAGGCCTTTATCGTACAGCGAAGGCTACCTAAAATTTTAAAGGCTACCTGAAACCATTTTTCGGTTTTCAGGTAGCCTTTTTGCCATTGTTGTTACGGCGCTTAACCGGAAACCCCGTACGCCAGTTTTCCCACCTCCATATGCGCCACTTCCTGCGCGAGGACTTCGCTGTCTTCCGGATCGTGGGTGATGAGCAGCATGGGGATGTCCAGCTCCTGCTGCAAATCCAGCAGCCATTGCCGCATACGGCTGCGCAGGCCGATATCGAGGGCGGAGAAGGGTTCGTCTAAGAGCAGCCAGCGCGGGCTGGCGATGCAGGCGCGGGCGAGGGCGGTGCGCTGGCGCTGGCCGCCGGAGATTTGGTGCGGATAGTGTGCGGCCAGGGAAGCGAGCTGCATTTTTTCCAGCCAAAATTCGGCCAGCTGCGCGGCCTGTTTTTGCGGCGGAGTGCGCCAGCCGTGGCGCAGGCCGAAGGCGATGTTTTGCGCCACGGTCAGGTGCGGGAACAGGGCGTAATCCTGAAACAGCAGCCCGGCCTGCCGCTGTTGCGGCGGCAGCCACAGCCGCTTTTCGGTGTCGCCGTAGCATGTGCCGCCAATGCGCACATGCCCGGCTTGCGGGCGCAACAGCCCAGCCAGCAGCTGCAAAGTGAGGCTTTTGCCCGAGCCGGATTCGCCCACGATAGCCAGCCGTTTGGCTTGGCTTTGGCAGCGACAATCCAGCTCAAAAATCTGCCCGCCGCCGGTAAACCGCGTGTGAAAGGCAAAATCGAAAACCGGTGTGCCGCTCATGCTTTATCCTTTGCTTTGGCCAGATGGTTCACGCTCCACAACACGGCCACACACACCGCCGAAATCAGGATTACCAGCTTGGTGGCCAGCGCGTCGTCGCCGGCCTGCACGGCTTCATATACGGCGATGGAGAGGGTTTGCGTTTGGTTGGGGATGCTGCCGGCAATCATCAGCGTGGCGCCGAATTCGCCCAGCGCGCGGGCAAAGGCCAGAAGCAGGCCGGCCAGGATGCCGCGCCAAGCCAAGGGCAGCGTAACCCGCAAAAACACCGCCCATTCGCCCAAACCGAGCACCCGTGCCGCCTGTTCCAGCTGCGGATTAACCTCTTCAAACGCCGCCCGCGCCGGCTTGCACACCAGCGGGAAGGTAACCGCCGTGGCCGCCAACACCGCGCCCTGCCAAGTAAAAATCAGGCTGATGCCGAAATACTCCTGCAATAGCTGCCCGAGCACGCCGTTGCGCCCGAACAATACCAACAGGTAGTAGCCCATTACGGTGGGCGGCATCACCATCGGCAGCGTGAGCAACACATCCAGCAGGTTGCGCCCGGGAAAGCGGCAGCGCGCCAGCAGCCAGCCCACGGCCACGCCCAGCACGAGGTTCAGCCCGCTCGCCCAAAAGGAGACTTTCAGCGAGAGCAGCAGCGCGGGCAATAC
Proteins encoded:
- the carA gene encoding glutamine-hydrolyzing carbamoyl-phosphate synthase small subunit gives rise to the protein MTTPALLVLADGSVFHGTSIGYEGSTSGEVVFNTSMTGYQEILTDPSYCKQIVTLTYPHIGNTGTNAEDEESRSVYAAGLIIRDLPLLHSNFRASESLHDYLVRNKTVAIADIDTRRLTTLLREKGAQGGAILTGADATVEKAQELITAFGSMVGKDLAKEVSCTEAYEWTEGEWALGKGFVTPAEQPFHVVAYDFGVKTNILRMLASRGCRLTVVPAQTSAEDVLALNPDGVFLSNGPGDPEPCTYAIEAVQKLMASGKPIFGICLGHQLISLAIGAKTLKMHFSHHGANHPVQDLDSGKVVITSQNHGFAVDADTLPANARITHKSLFDNTLQGIELTDKPVFCFQGHPEASPGPQDVGYLFDKFIDNMKAANRA
- a CDS encoding ATP-binding cassette domain-containing protein, which produces MSGTPVFDFAFHTRFTGGGQIFELDCRCQSQAKRLAIVGESGSGKSLTLQLLAGLLRPQAGHVRIGGTCYGDTEKRLWLPPQQRQAGLLFQDYALFPHLTVAQNIAFGLRHGWRTPPQKQAAQLAEFWLEKMQLASLAAHYPHQISGGQRQRTALARACIASPRWLLLDEPFSALDIGLRSRMRQWLLDLQQELDIPMLLITHDPEDSEVLAQEVAHMEVGKLAYGVSG
- the modB gene encoding molybdate ABC transporter permease subunit, with protein sequence MFQDVLPALLLSLKVSFWASGLNLVLGVAVGWLLARCRFPGRNLLDVLLTLPMVMPPTVMGYYLLVLFGRNGVLGQLLQEYFGISLIFTWQGAVLAATAVTFPLVCKPARAAFEEVNPQLEQAARVLGLGEWAVFLRVTLPLAWRGILAGLLLAFARALGEFGATLMIAGSIPNQTQTLSIAVYEAVQAGDDALATKLVILISAVCVAVLWSVNHLAKAKDKA